The Candidatus Binataceae bacterium genomic interval GGTCGAGTCGCAATTGCGCATTTTCAAGGAGGTCACCTGCTCGGCCGCGGTGCTGACCAACCCGCGCACGGCGGCCGAAGATCTGCACGCCGTGGTCAAAGCGGTCTGGGCCGAGCAGCGGCCGGGCTATATCGAGATCCACCGCGACATGGTCGACCGCGAAATTGAAGTGCCCGCGGAGCTTGGCGAATGGGACGGCCGACTGCACTTTCCCGCCACCACCAACAGCCATCGCGTGCAGGAAGCCGCACGCGAGACCGCCGCGCTGTGGAACGCCAGCCGCCAGCCAATACTGGTGGTGGGGATCGAAACCAGACGCTACAAACTGGAGCGCGAGATCTTGACTCTGGCCGAGCGGCTGGGGGCGCCCGTGCTCAGCACGTTCCTGGCCAAGGGCGCCTTTCCCATGGACCACCCCTTGTTTATGGGAGTCCAAATTGGCGAACTAAGCGCACCGCCAATCGTGGAGCGCCTCAAAGCGGCCGATCTGATGCTGAATCTGGGATGCGAGCGCACCGACATGAACTACGGCAACCGCCCACCCCATATCAATTATGAACGCACGGTGTGGGCCGCCGAGCATCGGGTCGATATCCGCTTCCACAGCTATACCGAGGTAGGCATTCGCGATTTCGTACGCGAGCTGTTGCGCCAGGACTTCAAGCCTCGGCACGAGCCCGTGTACTACGCCGACAACCTCCAAGGTGAGCCGGCGTTGCCCAGATCCCCGCTGCGCGTGCGCGACCTGTTGCGCACGGTCAATGACTTTCTGGCGCAACACGCGGGCTATGCGGTAATCGCCGACTCCGGCGACATGCTGTTCGCCGGAATGGATATACGGGTACCCAACGGTGGGCTCTATCTAGCCCAGGGCTTTTACGCCTCGATGGGTTTTTCGGTACCCGCCGCGCTCG includes:
- a CDS encoding thiamine pyrophosphate-binding protein, translating into MKRHMMLGDFLLSYLRKLGVEHVFGIPGDLALKLFFTLGRKHGLHMITLSHEPGVGFAADGYARATGRVGLICVTYGAGGHNLVNAVAGAYSERVPLLIFSGGPGEGERKLGTLIHHQAREVESQLRIFKEVTCSAAVLTNPRTAAEDLHAVVKAVWAEQRPGYIEIHRDMVDREIEVPAELGEWDGRLHFPATTNSHRVQEAARETAALWNASRQPILVVGIETRRYKLEREILTLAERLGAPVLSTFLAKGAFPMDHPLFMGVQIGELSAPPIVERLKAADLMLNLGCERTDMNYGNRPPHINYERTVWAAEHRVDIRFHSYTEVGIRDFVRELLRQDFKPRHEPVYYADNLQGEPALPRSPLRVRDLLRTVNDFLAQHAGYAVIADSGDMLFAGMDIRVPNGGLYLAQGFYASMGFSVPAALGLQLGVKQRPLVMVGDGAFQMTGMEIAHAPLLRLNPIVVVINNGGWQIFRPVVERPDLLAIPSWPYAKLGQDWGGRGFLANTVGELQQALEEAHKGESFALIEARLAMDDLSPVSLKYIEAAARRSRAPAQPAREPQ